Proteins found in one Bacillales bacterium genomic segment:
- a CDS encoding NYN domain-containing protein, with protein sequence MDILLVDGYNMIGAWPDLKKLKETDFAAARDLLIEKMEEYQAITGFRVIVVFDAHSAAAGLRREDGRSVEVIFTRQNETADERIEKLAISLKNANTQVHVATSDATEQWAIFGQGALRKSARELYNEVCRMERQITAKLIEECQKKPFGKINFPSKIADIFEKWRREGK encoded by the coding sequence GTGGATATTTTATTAGTTGACGGTTACAACATGATTGGGGCTTGGCCGGATTTGAAGAAACTGAAAGAAACCGATTTTGCGGCAGCCCGCGATTTGCTGATTGAGAAAATGGAAGAGTATCAAGCGATAACCGGATTCCGGGTGATCGTCGTCTTCGATGCCCATTCCGCTGCGGCGGGGTTGCGGCGGGAAGACGGCCGCTCCGTCGAAGTTATTTTTACAAGGCAAAATGAAACGGCCGATGAAAGAATCGAGAAGCTCGCGATTTCTTTGAAGAATGCGAACACGCAAGTTCACGTGGCGACTTCCGACGCGACCGAACAATGGGCGATCTTCGGGCAAGGGGCATTGCGGAAATCCGCCCGCGAGTTGTACAACGAAGTCTGCCGCATGGAAAGGCAAATTACCGCCAAATTAATCGAAGAGTGCCAAAAAAAACCATTCGGAAAAATAAACTTTCCTTCGAAAATCGCCGATATATTTGAAAAGTGGCGGCGCGAAGGCAAATAG
- the sigH gene encoding RNA polymerase sporulation sigma factor SigH: MVVSFDLKLKSHAVMYDTLEDERLVDCVHKGDNKALEYLIDKYKNFVKAKARSYFLVGADREDIIQEGMIGLFKAIRDFQDDKLSSFKAFAELCITRQMITAIKTATRQKHIPLNSYVSLDKPIYDEDSDRTLLDVICGSKVSDPEETIIHQEEFDNIEGKMSEILSDLEQNVLMLYLDGRSYQEISVDLNRHVKSIDNALQRVKRKFERYLELKEVRI, encoded by the coding sequence ATGGTTGTGAGTTTTGACCTCAAGTTGAAGTCCCATGCTGTTATGTACGATACATTGGAAGACGAGCGTTTGGTCGATTGTGTGCATAAAGGCGATAACAAGGCCCTGGAATATTTAATTGATAAGTACAAGAATTTCGTGAAAGCGAAAGCGAGGTCGTATTTTCTCGTCGGAGCCGACAGGGAAGACATCATTCAAGAAGGCATGATCGGCCTGTTTAAAGCGATCCGCGATTTTCAAGACGATAAATTATCCTCGTTCAAGGCGTTTGCTGAACTTTGCATAACAAGGCAGATGATTACCGCGATCAAAACGGCGACCCGGCAAAAGCACATTCCTCTCAACTCTTATGTTTCGTTGGACAAGCCCATTTATGACGAAGATTCGGACCGCACGCTGCTCGACGTCATTTGCGGTTCAAAGGTGAGCGATCCGGAAGAAACAATCATTCATCAGGAAGAATTCGACAATATAGAGGGAAAAATGTCGGAAATTTTGAGCGATTTAGAACAAAATGTGCTCATGCTCTACTTGGATGGACGTTCCTACCAAGAAATCTCGGTAGATTTAAATCGTCACGTGAAATCAATTGATAATGCGCTGCAAAGAGTCAAACGGAAATTCGAACGATATTTGGAACTGAAGGAAGTCCGCATCTAA
- the rpmG gene encoding 50S ribosomal protein L33: MANKNKVALACAECGRRNYSFPKSRSRTERAEWKKYCKYCKSHTIHRETK; the protein is encoded by the coding sequence ATGGCTAACAAGAACAAGGTCGCCTTGGCCTGTGCGGAATGCGGGAGAAGAAACTATTCATTCCCGAAAAGCCGTTCCCGGACGGAACGGGCAGAATGGAAGAAGTATTGCAAGTATTGCAAGTCTCATACGATTCATCGTGAAACTAAGTAA